A region from the Sphingomonas flavescens genome encodes:
- a CDS encoding FadR/GntR family transcriptional regulator, producing the protein MATSRVQGSRPRKITRRPTEELKTRLHQSLARDLGSKILSGEYSPGESLPGEIAASQQHQVSRNAYREAVRILAAKGLVESRQKAGTLVTERSRWNLLDPDVLDWALSNDPTPEFRAALYELRAIVEPAAASLAALRRSDQDLAAMASALEEMRVNEPDSPSAEQADERFHAALFTAAGNDVLSRLASIIAASVKFIAEYKREQHIDRDTWPDHKAIFDAVKARRSGQAHNAMERLIAHAREDTETADSIRPKRVRK; encoded by the coding sequence ATGGCCACTTCTCGCGTGCAAGGCAGCCGTCCCCGGAAAATCACCCGGCGTCCGACTGAGGAACTGAAGACCCGGCTCCATCAGTCGCTCGCGCGCGACCTCGGCTCGAAAATTCTGTCCGGTGAATACTCGCCCGGCGAGAGTTTGCCCGGTGAAATCGCTGCGAGCCAGCAACACCAAGTGTCACGCAACGCCTATCGCGAAGCCGTGCGAATTTTGGCCGCAAAAGGACTGGTCGAAAGTCGGCAAAAGGCTGGAACGCTGGTGACCGAGCGGAGCCGCTGGAACCTGCTCGACCCGGACGTTTTGGATTGGGCGTTATCGAATGATCCGACGCCCGAGTTTCGTGCCGCCCTGTACGAACTACGCGCGATTGTGGAACCGGCCGCGGCGTCCCTTGCTGCGCTGCGGCGGAGCGATCAGGACCTTGCCGCAATGGCCAGCGCGCTGGAGGAAATGCGAGTCAACGAACCCGATAGCCCAAGCGCGGAACAGGCGGACGAACGCTTTCACGCCGCGCTGTTCACGGCGGCTGGAAACGACGTCCTAAGCCGTCTCGCAAGCATCATTGCCGCTTCGGTGAAGTTCATTGCCGAATATAAGCGGGAGCAGCACATCGACCGCGACACGTGGCCAGACCACAAAGCCATCTTCGACGCCGTTAAGGCGCGTCGGTCTGGCCAGGCGCACAATGCGATGGAACGCCTGATCGCGCATGCCCGCGAGGACACTGAAACTGCCGATTCGATCAGGCCGAAGCGTGTGAGGAAGTAG
- a CDS encoding pseudoazurin — MTAILFANSPAAAREWRVDMVNRGANGSMDFTPAFLKIAPGDTVRFVAKDKTHNVESIRNMMPAGASPFQGAINQDVTVKFSRAGLYGYKCLPHTAMGMVGLIQVGSAVNRPAIVANLGSLPPLARARMTKFLQLAK; from the coding sequence GTGACGGCGATTTTGTTCGCTAACTCGCCGGCTGCGGCCCGGGAATGGCGCGTCGATATGGTCAACCGCGGCGCCAACGGCTCGATGGATTTCACGCCGGCTTTCCTGAAGATTGCGCCAGGTGACACGGTGCGTTTCGTGGCCAAGGACAAAACGCACAATGTTGAGAGCATCAGGAACATGATGCCTGCCGGGGCATCGCCGTTTCAGGGAGCGATCAACCAGGACGTAACCGTCAAGTTTTCTCGTGCGGGCCTCTACGGCTACAAATGCTTGCCCCATACCGCGATGGGCATGGTGGGGCTCATTCAAGTCGGCAGCGCGGTGAACCGCCCCGCCATCGTCGCAAATCTGGGAAGCTTGCCGCCGCTAGCACGCGCCCGCATGACCAAATTTCTGCAGTTGGCCAAGTGA